The following is a genomic window from Malus sylvestris chromosome 7, drMalSylv7.2, whole genome shotgun sequence.
AGAAGTTGAACAGATTCAGTACGGGAGCAAATTGGGGACTAAATACACAAGGCAGAAACAGAAAACAAAGCCTGCTCAACATATACACAACGCGTTCTTTATATCGCGTGGTTCTACCTACAAAGATCCATTAAAGTAGTTTTCACATCCAAATAAACTGGAGCTGCAAATACGATGCATCGTACTGGTGTATTATGTTCAAAACTCAAGCCACGGTAACAGTTTATAACAAGCCTCCAACAGGCATGGTTTGCTTAATTATTAAGGCTTTAAGAATATGCAAGTCAATTCATAACTTCATCACCCCCCACGAGGAAAGACGTCGAGCATAATAGTTATGGTTTCATTGGAGCAAAACCTAATTTCAAAAACTAAAACTTGTAATTGTTGACTGAAACTGACATCCTTCAGCAATTTTATTATTTGCTCCAAAACAAAAGAACCTAAATAGGACCAGGACCAAAGATGACCAATGACTGAGTAAGAGATGTCTTTTCAATTACCATGGGAGGAAACGCATCATGACGTCACCATCTCCGGTTGCACCACAAGCACCAACTTCATCATCAGCATATGCAGAAGATCCAGCAATTGGCCCATCACCCACCCTGCAGTTACGAAAGCAATGTCTTTAGTGGACTGGGGAGATAAATTTGCCATTTCATCATTATTTGATTAAGCTAACCCTatattctctaaattctctatGAGCTATACCAAAAAGACTATAACTTACCTCCCTGGGATCTTAAATGTGGCTCCATTTGTTGAGGTACCAACAGCAATTTTCCCCATCTAGACAAGAAACCGTAGGTAAATCGGTGAAATCAAAGTGTTCACAGAAACTTTACTAAGAATGTTAACCAACATCAATTTTCCCCATCTAGACAAGAAAATGTAGGTAAATCCGTGAAATCAAAGTATTCAAAGAAACTTTACTAAGAATGTCAACCTACTTTATCAAAAACTGCCATTGATATGGTGTCGTGGTTGTGACGACCAATGGGAGATGATCTTGGGTTAATATTAGTGGTTTTGGAACACAGCCCATGAGAAAGGCCTGGAGAGTCCTTTGCATGATAAGGGCCACAACTATTAGCAGGTACAACATCTTTCCAAAAATTAGGCTGGCAGTCGTTTTCTTTCCATTTGGTCCACTTCTCAATGGATTCTGATGAATTAAGGTTTGTTGGTCCTGGAAGACCCATTGAAATTGCAAAGGCTGAGGCTTGCTCTCCGACAAGCATAGTGTGTTCGGTATACTGCATCACTAACCTGGCAGCTTTGATTCCATCCTTTACATACCTCATGGCAGCAACAGCTCCAACCTCCATTGTCACCTACACGTGTCCTTAGCAAACAAATAATAGATACTCATTATCAAAGCAAGCAATACAAAATGCTGCAATAGCAAGAGCAACAATTGAGACAGACAGAGTGCGTGAATACTACTCACCCCATCCATGACCAGAGCATCGATTGTAGTTTCTCCGTTCTCATCTGGACTCCCACCAGGGCCAACTGTCCCAACAACATCATATATTATACTTTCTTATAGTAGCTATCAAGCCCATCAACATTCTAATCAACATTCCAAATGAgaaatcataaaattaattacataATTCAGGAGAAAGTTTTAGCATACAAAGAAAGCAAAACTTACTTTCGGTTATGATTACATCATTTGAAAACTCAATTCATACATACATTCTAACATGTTTGAGGTTTCCATTCTCAGAAGAAGTGATATTGACGTATGCTACATAATACGACTGCCACCGGTAAGAAGCTATTTCTACTGGTTTTCCAAGCACACCCAAGAACTAAGATCCTAACAATTAAACCATGGTTGCTGATTCATTAATTAGTTCATAACATGAATTTCGGGCCGAGAAGCAACAATTTATTTGCCATCTTAATCTTCTATACCGCGGAATTTCGACTCAAAAAATTGTCTTCCTCCCTCCCCAATGTGTGATTCCAATGCATACAGGCACTGACTACCCAAAATTCATACAGATAACGCAAACATCAATTCCTAATAACATTTTTTCTTACATGAAGATAAAATCAACTAAATCCAAGAATCCAAAAACTACCTGTACCATCACATCTGAGCTCCTCGCAAGCCGAGCAACCCTCAACGACGGCATCCACGGCGGAGAACCCATTATCCACAGCTATCCATGCTGCTCTGACAGCCTCTACGAAGGGCCATGTGCTCACCACCACAGGGTACTGCCCTGAATCCGAAGCTTCGTGGCCTATGACCTGATAACCCATCAATAAAAATACGATCTTTAATCAAAATAATACCACCCAATCATGCATGTAAATGTAATGAAAGAACTAGTGTACCCAACTGTTTGATTCCTCAGAAAATGCAGGGGAAATTTGAATTACATGAAAAAGATACAAATTTCAGGAACCAATTGGAGGAGATTAAAGAGTGAAAATATAACTAAAATTTATGATCTCGTGTATGCTAAAGTACCAAGGAAAGCAGTAAAACTGTAATGATCAAAATTGGTAGAGAGCTCAGACGGTTGGCAGCCATGGAAAGGGGCAATGATTGCTGCTCTGGTATCTTTGGAGCTGCTGGGCACGAGTTTGACTAACAGGTGTTTTAGTTCAAGTACACATTTGGTCACTCTGGTGGCCTAACCAATGGCTAACTTTGTCAAATCAATTAATATATAGGGCATAGTTGTCCTTTTAAGAGTGTTCACGTACTT
Proteins encoded in this region:
- the LOC126630642 gene encoding probable isoaspartyl peptidase/L-asparaginase 3 isoform X1, with the translated sequence MAANRLSSLPILIITVLLLSLVIGHEASDSGQYPVVVSTWPFVEAVRAAWIAVDNGFSAVDAVVEGCSACEELRCDGTVGPGGSPDENGETTIDALVMDGVTMEVGAVAAMRYVKDGIKAARLVMQYTEHTMLVGEQASAFAISMGLPGPTNLNSSESIEKWTKWKENDCQPNFWKDVVPANSCGPYHAKDSPGLSHGLCSKTTNINPRSSPIGRHNHDTISMAVFDKMGKIAVGTSTNGATFKIPGRVGDGPIAGSSAYADDEVGACGATGDGDVMMRFLPCYQVVESMRLGMEPKLAAKDAISRIARKFPGFVGAVFAINKKGVHAGACHGWTFQYSVRSPEMDDVKVYTVLP
- the LOC126630642 gene encoding probable isoaspartyl peptidase/L-asparaginase 3 isoform X2 encodes the protein MEVGAVAAMRYVKDGIKAARLVMQYTEHTMLVGEQASAFAISMGLPGPTNLNSSESIEKWTKWKENDCQPNFWKDVVPANSCGPYHAKDSPGLSHGLCSKTTNINPRSSPIGRHNHDTISMAVFDKMGKIAVGTSTNGATFKIPGRVGDGPIAGSSAYADDEVGACGATGDGDVMMRFLPCYQVVESMRLGMEPKLAAKDAISRIARKFPGFVGAVFAINKKGVHAGACHGWTFQYSVRSPEMDDVKVYTVLP